In Candidatus Methylomirabilota bacterium, the DNA window CGGCTGTCGATCGGCTGGCGGCTCGAGGGTCGGGCCCAGGTGGCCCGAACTCGAATCCTACGCAGAATCGAGCCGGCGAGCCTGACGGCTCGCCGGTCGTGTCGCGTGCGTGGAATGTGGCGGCTCGCGGGCGCCGCCGGTCAGGCCGGGCTTGGTGCCGGCGCCGGCGCCGGGCCGGCCGAGGTGCCCGGCTTGTCCGAGGAGCCCGACGCCGCGGCCTTGCCCTGACCTAGCACCGGGGCGCCGCCGTGGATGTCCTCCTTGGGCGGCAGGTCGCTGAAGAGCTTCTCGAACTCCTCCGTATCGACGGTCTCCTCCGCGACGAGCTTCTCGGCCAGGTTCTGGAGCCGGTCGCGATTCGCGACAAGGACCTCCATCGCCCGGTCGTAGG includes these proteins:
- a CDS encoding cell division protein FtsH, encoding DIEKATDLARRMVTEFGMSDKLGPLSFGKRDELVFLGREIGEQRNYSDDVAKTIDEEVRAIIDRAYDRAMEVLVANRDRLQNLAEKLVAEETVDTEEFEKLFSDLPPKEDIHGGAPVLGQGKAAASGSSDKPGTSAGPAPAPAPSPA